One Alkalibaculum bacchi DNA segment encodes these proteins:
- a CDS encoding AMP-binding protein, with amino-acid sequence MKSRIFYKPEKLNSTRELLSRSSSKYSEHIAFKEIGPNKQILEYSYKNLQEDVDAFGASLIEMGMKGYHFAILGENSYLWVVSYLAIIQGIGVAVPLDKELSEEDLFHLIKKSNTDAIICSKTYASIAQKCIDNNLKVKQIIVMNSEDHADFLSMKKLIQKGKEFIKDGDVDYTNTPIDVENMCEIIFTSGTTGPNKGVMLSQKNLMTVLYGSMTVIKAEGVSLSVLPIHHTYECSCHILGGLYSGITICFIDSLKRVVESMNLFKPNMSIMVPMFLEAIYNSIWRESKRQGLEKHLQYGVWFSNLIRKIRIDRRRKYFAPVLNRFGGNLQQIVCGGAPLSYEVVKGLTDLGIDILNGYGITECAPLVACNHLKWRKPGSLGRVMSNCKVRINNPDSQGKGEIQVKGDNVMLGYYDDPESTERSFTEDGWFKTGDLGYLDKDNFLYINGREKNLIILSNGKNVHPEELEEIIRRKLVYVKEVVVYSASSSDVGGECIAACVCPEEEYLHSMGIDEFKAQLNKDFKSLNRSLPAYKQINRIMFSEYEFEKTTSKKIKRNSIAERSYQSA; translated from the coding sequence TTGAAGAGTAGAATATTTTATAAACCAGAGAAATTAAATAGCACGAGAGAATTGCTAAGTAGATCATCTTCTAAGTACAGTGAACACATTGCATTTAAAGAAATTGGACCGAATAAGCAAATTCTAGAGTACTCTTACAAAAACTTACAAGAAGATGTGGATGCTTTTGGGGCTTCGTTAATCGAAATGGGAATGAAGGGATATCATTTTGCGATTCTTGGAGAGAACTCATACTTATGGGTAGTTAGTTATCTAGCAATCATACAGGGCATTGGCGTGGCAGTTCCCTTAGATAAAGAGCTATCGGAAGAGGATCTTTTCCATTTAATAAAAAAAAGTAATACCGATGCAATTATATGTTCAAAGACCTATGCATCAATAGCTCAAAAGTGTATTGATAATAATTTAAAAGTAAAACAAATCATCGTAATGAACAGCGAAGATCATGCTGATTTTTTAAGTATGAAAAAGCTGATACAAAAGGGAAAAGAATTTATTAAAGATGGAGATGTAGATTACACAAATACACCCATTGACGTAGAGAATATGTGCGAAATTATATTTACATCCGGCACTACAGGTCCTAATAAGGGGGTAATGTTAAGTCAGAAAAACCTTATGACTGTGCTATATGGGTCAATGACAGTGATTAAAGCAGAGGGAGTATCCCTTTCTGTATTGCCAATACATCACACATATGAGTGTAGCTGTCATATCTTAGGCGGACTATACAGTGGAATAACAATTTGTTTTATCGATAGTTTGAAGAGGGTTGTAGAGAGTATGAATCTCTTTAAGCCCAATATGAGCATTATGGTTCCTATGTTTTTAGAGGCGATTTATAACAGTATATGGAGAGAATCAAAACGTCAAGGCCTTGAAAAACATCTTCAATATGGAGTGTGGTTTAGTAATCTCATTCGAAAAATTAGAATCGATCGCAGAAGAAAGTATTTCGCTCCTGTACTAAATCGATTTGGAGGCAATTTACAACAAATTGTCTGTGGAGGGGCGCCCTTGTCCTACGAAGTGGTAAAAGGGCTTACTGATTTAGGTATAGACATCCTCAATGGCTATGGAATAACTGAATGTGCACCCTTAGTAGCCTGTAATCATCTAAAGTGGAGAAAACCAGGTTCCTTAGGACGAGTCATGTCTAATTGTAAAGTGCGCATTAATAATCCGGATTCACAGGGAAAAGGTGAAATTCAAGTAAAGGGAGATAACGTAATGCTTGGGTATTACGATGACCCAGAAAGCACAGAGAGAAGCTTTACTGAGGATGGATGGTTTAAAACGGGTGATTTAGGATATTTAGATAAAGATAATTTCCTATATATCAATGGAAGGGAGAAAAATTTGATCATACTTTCAAATGGGAAAAACGTACATCCAGAAGAACTAGAAGAGATTATAAGAAGAAAATTAGTTTATGTAAAGGAAGTAGTAGTTTATAGTGCTTCTAGTAGCGATGTAGGCGGTGAATGTATAGCAGCTTGTGTATGTCCTGAAGAAGAATACTTACATAGTATGGGTATAGATGAGTTTAAAGCTCAATTAAATAAAGATTTTAAATCATTAAATAGGAGCCTTCCCGCTTACAAACAAATCAACAGAATAATGTTCAGTGAATACGAGTTCGAAAAGACTACAAGTAAAAAAATAAAAAGAAACTCAATTGCAGAGAGGAGTTATCAAAGTGCTTAA
- a CDS encoding 4'-phosphopantetheinyl transferase superfamily protein, protein MPNIAEKLGARQYHLLGEKLLSLALYEEKGIVYEREDIVKNQWGKPRLKKHLHIHYNITHSNNLLMCAIADVDVGIDVEKIREFNYCAALKVCSGDELYCINNGADKDRAFFKYWTLKESYVKAIGTGISYSMKEVNFIIESNEKIYCNKSNCSFRIIEDSKDYIAAICLINY, encoded by the coding sequence TTGCCAAACATTGCAGAAAAATTAGGTGCAAGACAATATCACCTTTTAGGGGAAAAATTGCTATCACTTGCACTTTATGAAGAAAAGGGAATTGTATATGAAAGAGAAGATATTGTAAAAAACCAATGGGGTAAGCCCAGATTAAAAAAGCACTTACATATTCATTATAATATTACTCATAGCAACAATCTTCTCATGTGTGCCATTGCGGATGTAGATGTAGGCATAGATGTAGAAAAAATACGAGAGTTTAACTACTGTGCAGCTTTAAAAGTTTGTAGTGGAGATGAATTATATTGCATTAATAACGGGGCAGATAAAGATAGAGCATTTTTTAAATACTGGACTCTAAAGGAAAGCTATGTTAAAGCAATAGGCACAGGAATTTCTTATTCTATGAAAGAGGTGAATTTTATAATAGAGTCTAACGAAAAAATTTATTGCAATAAGTCAAACTGCAGCTTTCGAATTATTGAAGATTCTAAGGATTATATTGCTGCAATCTGTCTAATTAACTATTGA
- a CDS encoding DVU_1555 family C-GCAxxG-C-C protein codes for MSNETAFKVFKLSAIGYCCTQIMLKMALDDEDTVNEDLIRSVNGLCNGIAGRQKTCGILIGGIMILGLYAGRGKDEEYYKENYGDMVHEFTDWFEEEFESIDCVDLIGVNKFDDGENSYMIKCGNIIEKSYEKVIELLTENGYEFGIRENE; via the coding sequence ATGTCTAATGAAACTGCTTTTAAAGTATTTAAATTATCTGCTATTGGATATTGCTGTACACAGATTATGCTTAAGATGGCTTTAGATGACGAAGATACTGTGAATGAAGATTTAATTAGAAGTGTAAATGGATTATGTAATGGAATAGCAGGTAGGCAAAAAACCTGTGGCATACTTATAGGTGGAATAATGATATTGGGTCTTTATGCAGGCAGGGGAAAAGATGAAGAATATTACAAAGAAAATTATGGTGATATGGTTCATGAATTCACGGATTGGTTTGAAGAGGAATTTGAAAGCATTGATTGTGTCGATCTTATAGGTGTAAATAAATTTGACGATGGAGAGAACAGTTATATGATAAAGTGCGGTAATATAATAGAAAAAAGCTATGAAAAAGTCATAGAGCTCTTAACAGAAAATGGATATGAATTTGGGATAAGGGAAAATGAATAA
- a CDS encoding ABC transporter permease encodes MKSAMWKDFFREIKKSCSRFISIFAIVFIGVAFFAGIKATAPDMKNSMDVYYDDYNLMDLQIMSTLGITDEDIKAIGKVKGVDKVQPGYFTDVVSKIGSTEIVIKVHSIPSVRTKDSLNQIKLTEGRLPEKSGECILEDNMFMDLGLEVGDIINIQSGKAEAITEETLAVDRYKIVGKAITPYYLSYEKGSSEIGNGKVDTYMMVLENDFILPVYTEAIVSVKGAKELNSYGKEYKETVSNVSAPLENLGTDRSLLRLDEVKSLALEELEKAKTEFEEQKKVFEEEMKKAEDKLNKAQMDLVEGETKLETEKKNFQVNYQNGLKQIEDAKKRLANGEKQYAEGLATYNQAMSEHGEDLKNLDNMTSTVNGQRQEASQRLEEINAQLNNPDLTEEERSDYSSLKGYYENFLGLADTGVSAINELNDFSQGQVRDAERQLKSAETELARSKNELNRATTALESSKRKANSEFRAAEARLAKGWKDYENGKAEYEKEKVEGQEKIDEGKEKIIRAENEIEKISKPQWYVLDRDSLYSFTDYKMTAERIDAIAKIFPLFFFLIAGLVCMTTMTRMVDEQRMIIGAYKALGYNNKSIALKYVLYAALASILGGVAGLSLGLKVFPEVIYNAWTMMYTLPPMVRVTQIPLMFISVLIGVLVTTLSAFGACYKELKETPALLMRPKAPKAGKKIFLEKINFIWNRLSFSHKVTARNIFRYKKRFFMTIIGISGCCALLLAGFGLSDSIGQIVNNQYKEIFKYDLDIKYDALIDRTGHNEIKEILSQDNNIKMFTEISQYNAKLKSDNNEISATLIIPSNKQEFDDFITLRDRRSQEAITLPKSGVIISEKLSKELHAKVGDMVEMDDGYGSRKKVVIHDITENYVFHYVYMSPEYYREIFRLSPQYNSLMVKLKETSPKIEEQLGSKLAKHKGVASVLFYSGAISNFEDMVNILNNIVVVIIISAGLLAFVVLYNLTNINIRERIREIATIKVLGFYNREVSAYVFRENVILSLIASIVGLGVGIILHSFIMVSLEQNGIMYGNYINPISFLYAFFITLLFVFLVNVFMYRSVTNIPMVESLKSIE; translated from the coding sequence ATGAAAAGTGCTATGTGGAAGGATTTCTTTCGAGAAATAAAGAAGTCTTGTAGCAGATTTATCTCAATCTTTGCAATCGTTTTCATAGGGGTTGCCTTTTTTGCTGGAATCAAAGCTACTGCTCCTGATATGAAAAATTCCATGGATGTATATTATGATGACTACAATCTAATGGATTTACAAATTATGTCTACTTTAGGAATTACAGATGAGGATATAAAAGCCATAGGTAAAGTAAAGGGCGTGGACAAGGTTCAACCTGGGTATTTTACTGATGTAGTGAGTAAAATAGGCTCTACAGAAATCGTCATCAAAGTTCATAGTATTCCTTCAGTTAGAACGAAAGACTCTCTAAACCAAATAAAATTGACAGAGGGAAGGCTCCCTGAAAAGTCTGGAGAATGCATCCTAGAGGACAATATGTTTATGGATTTAGGTTTAGAAGTAGGAGATATTATAAACATTCAATCTGGTAAAGCAGAAGCTATTACAGAAGAAACTCTTGCAGTTGATCGGTATAAGATTGTAGGTAAAGCAATCACTCCCTATTATCTTTCCTACGAAAAAGGTTCTTCAGAAATTGGTAATGGAAAAGTAGACACCTATATGATGGTTTTAGAGAATGACTTTATTTTGCCTGTGTACACAGAAGCCATTGTAAGCGTAAAGGGAGCAAAAGAGCTAAATTCCTATGGCAAAGAATACAAAGAAACTGTTTCTAATGTAAGTGCGCCACTAGAAAACTTAGGTACCGATAGAAGTTTGTTAAGGCTAGACGAGGTAAAATCTCTTGCTTTAGAGGAATTAGAAAAGGCCAAAACAGAATTTGAAGAACAGAAGAAGGTCTTTGAGGAAGAAATGAAAAAAGCGGAAGATAAACTTAATAAGGCTCAGATGGATTTAGTTGAAGGAGAAACGAAATTAGAAACAGAAAAGAAAAATTTTCAAGTTAATTATCAAAATGGTTTAAAGCAGATAGAAGATGCTAAAAAGAGATTAGCAAATGGTGAAAAACAATACGCTGAAGGTTTAGCAACATATAATCAGGCTATGTCAGAGCATGGAGAAGACCTAAAGAACCTTGATAATATGACTTCTACCGTCAATGGGCAAAGACAAGAAGCAAGTCAGAGATTAGAAGAAATAAATGCACAATTAAATAATCCAGATCTTACTGAGGAAGAGCGAAGTGATTATTCATCTCTTAAAGGTTATTATGAAAACTTTTTAGGCCTAGCAGACACAGGAGTAAGTGCTATTAATGAACTAAATGATTTTAGCCAAGGGCAAGTAAGAGATGCAGAAAGACAGCTAAAGAGCGCTGAGACAGAATTAGCCAGAAGCAAAAATGAGCTCAATAGAGCCACTACTGCACTAGAATCTAGTAAGAGAAAAGCGAATAGCGAATTTAGGGCAGCTGAGGCTAGACTGGCAAAAGGGTGGAAAGATTACGAGAACGGAAAAGCTGAGTACGAGAAAGAAAAGGTAGAAGGACAAGAAAAGATCGATGAGGGCAAGGAAAAAATCATACGAGCTGAAAATGAAATAGAAAAGATTTCAAAACCACAATGGTATGTCTTAGACCGAGATTCGCTGTATAGCTTTACTGATTACAAGATGACCGCAGAGAGAATAGATGCTATTGCTAAGATTTTCCCTTTGTTTTTCTTCTTGATCGCAGGATTAGTATGTATGACCACCATGACGAGAATGGTCGATGAACAAAGGATGATTATTGGAGCCTACAAAGCATTAGGTTACAATAACAAATCCATAGCGTTAAAATACGTACTTTATGCAGCCCTAGCGAGTATTTTAGGAGGTGTAGCTGGTCTTTCTTTAGGATTAAAAGTATTCCCTGAGGTGATTTATAACGCCTGGACAATGATGTATACTCTTCCACCTATGGTGAGAGTGACACAAATTCCATTAATGTTTATAAGCGTACTCATAGGGGTTCTGGTTACAACTCTTTCAGCTTTTGGAGCCTGTTATAAAGAATTAAAAGAAACACCTGCCTTGTTAATGCGCCCCAAAGCTCCTAAGGCTGGAAAGAAAATTTTCCTAGAAAAAATCAATTTTATATGGAATAGACTGTCTTTTTCTCATAAAGTTACTGCAAGAAACATATTCAGATATAAAAAGCGTTTTTTCATGACCATAATTGGTATATCCGGATGTTGTGCTCTTTTATTGGCAGGTTTCGGTTTAAGCGATTCTATAGGACAAATTGTAAACAATCAGTACAAAGAAATTTTTAAATACGATTTAGACATTAAGTACGATGCCTTAATTGATAGAACAGGACACAATGAGATTAAAGAGATTTTGTCACAAGACAACAATATAAAAATGTTTACAGAAATATCTCAGTATAATGCTAAGCTAAAAAGTGACAACAATGAAATTTCAGCTACACTAATAATCCCTTCTAATAAACAAGAGTTTGATGATTTTATCACCTTAAGAGATAGGAGAAGCCAAGAGGCTATTACCCTACCTAAATCGGGGGTTATAATAAGCGAAAAACTGTCTAAAGAATTACATGCGAAGGTTGGAGATATGGTTGAAATGGATGATGGATATGGATCTAGAAAAAAAGTAGTGATCCATGATATCACAGAAAACTACGTATTTCATTATGTCTATATGTCACCAGAGTACTATAGAGAAATTTTCAGGCTTTCACCACAATATAATAGCCTTATGGTTAAGCTAAAAGAAACAAGTCCTAAAATAGAAGAACAACTTGGCAGCAAATTGGCAAAACACAAGGGAGTTGCCTCTGTACTGTTTTACTCTGGAGCAATTTCAAATTTTGAAGATATGGTAAATATTCTAAACAATATCGTGGTAGTAATCATCATATCTGCAGGACTACTGGCCTTTGTCGTCTTGTACAACCTAACGAATATTAATATTCGCGAAAGGATAAGAGAGATTGCAACGATAAAAGTATTAGGTTTTTACAACAGAGAAGTCTCAGCCTATGTCTTTAGAGAAAATGTCATACTTTCTTTGATTGCCTCTATAGTGGGCTTAGGGGTGGGCATTATACTACACAGTTTTATTATGGTATCTTTGGAGCAAAATGGGATTATGTATGGTAATTATATTAATCCTATAAGCTTTTTATACGCATTCTTCATTACATTACTATTTGTGTTTTTAGTCAATGTATTTATGTACAGAAGTGTAACCAATATACCTATGGTAGAATCTTTGAAGTCTATTGAATAA
- a CDS encoding pyridine nucleotide-disulfide oxidoreductase/dicluster-binding protein, whose translation MDLDKLLEIGDRCINEAPPACTAYCPLHLDVKSFTEEIESGNFNKAYKLMEKRIPFTRIIGMICDHPCEDLCVRDKKGGVISIGELEKSVVYHGYTKPKKGFKIPSINKKVAVIGSGLQGLTASYDLLKKGIGVDIYEKNDRVGGRIWSFQGEYITSELISEELEFLNDKNATIFLNTLIDENKLKDLISQYDAVFIAANNLMSLYEIDTDTFQVESSNVFVGKMEEALNNSIIFSVSVGRRSAISIERYIKGTSMTASRENEGSYKTALNYKTDDEETIERKIKSGHILTRDEAIEEATRCFKCQCRDCIKECVHLKRFDIAPKSYIRNINHNERIIKGSHYANKMILSCTECGLCDKMCDYDVDMKEVIIETRKSMVEREKMPQSAHDFALKDMKFSNSEKFFTYRKEPEKENIKYVLYPGCQLPASNPDYIENIYKYLTDSIDEGVGLMLGCCGAPADWAGQAELMEENASLIKNAWTEMGKPTFILACSSCMSNFEKYMDEINYVSLWEIIDEHELPKNTISSQTLKLNIHDPCTARDHSRMQESIRNIVSKLNNEVHELRYSKELTKCCGYGGLVYFANRDQSNDFIDDRIMESSEDLLVYCTMCKDLFTSRGKRTFHILDLLFSDDFEKSALQKMPTLSERQYNRMYVKKKLLKDIWGEEIMYDEGKYNITFTEQAQDKMEEMYIVFSDVRKSVENSIEKRERFYDPSNQSYLTRLRIENVTYWVQYEMKEKDVVVTNVYSHRMEVVEVNSNEGS comes from the coding sequence ATGGATCTCGATAAGTTGTTAGAAATAGGTGATCGATGTATAAACGAAGCACCACCTGCATGTACTGCTTACTGTCCTCTTCATTTAGACGTAAAATCATTTACTGAAGAAATTGAAAGTGGCAATTTTAATAAAGCATATAAGTTAATGGAAAAGAGAATACCATTTACGAGAATAATTGGTATGATATGCGACCACCCCTGCGAAGATCTTTGTGTTAGAGATAAAAAAGGAGGGGTTATTTCAATTGGAGAACTTGAAAAATCAGTAGTATATCATGGATATACGAAACCTAAAAAAGGATTTAAAATCCCTTCTATAAATAAAAAAGTTGCCGTAATAGGTAGTGGGCTACAAGGGCTCACAGCGAGCTATGACCTTCTTAAAAAAGGAATAGGTGTTGATATCTATGAAAAAAACGACAGAGTAGGGGGAAGAATATGGAGTTTTCAAGGAGAATACATTACTTCTGAATTAATAAGTGAAGAGTTAGAATTTTTAAATGATAAAAATGCAACTATCTTCTTAAATACTTTAATAGATGAAAATAAGTTAAAGGATTTAATTAGCCAATACGATGCTGTATTTATTGCAGCTAATAATTTGATGTCATTATATGAAATTGACACGGATACTTTTCAAGTAGAAAGCAGCAATGTATTTGTTGGAAAAATGGAGGAAGCTTTAAATAACTCTATCATTTTTTCTGTAAGTGTAGGAAGAAGATCTGCTATTTCTATCGAGCGATATATAAAAGGTACATCCATGACTGCATCGAGAGAAAATGAAGGAAGTTACAAAACCGCTTTAAACTATAAAACGGATGACGAAGAAACAATAGAGAGAAAAATTAAAAGTGGTCATATCTTAACTAGGGATGAAGCCATAGAAGAAGCAACAAGATGTTTTAAATGTCAATGTAGAGATTGTATAAAAGAGTGTGTTCATCTTAAGAGATTTGATATAGCTCCAAAATCGTATATAAGAAATATTAACCATAATGAAAGAATAATCAAAGGTTCTCATTATGCGAATAAAATGATATTATCCTGCACAGAATGTGGGCTTTGTGATAAAATGTGCGATTATGATGTTGATATGAAAGAAGTCATAATAGAAACAAGGAAGAGTATGGTTGAAAGAGAAAAAATGCCTCAATCAGCCCATGACTTTGCACTAAAGGATATGAAGTTTAGTAATAGTGAGAAATTTTTTACATATAGAAAGGAACCGGAAAAAGAGAATATTAAATATGTACTTTATCCTGGTTGTCAGCTTCCAGCTTCAAACCCTGATTATATTGAAAATATATATAAGTATTTAACAGATAGTATAGATGAAGGTGTAGGACTTATGCTTGGTTGCTGTGGTGCACCTGCTGATTGGGCTGGTCAAGCAGAATTAATGGAAGAAAATGCTTCATTAATTAAGAATGCATGGACTGAAATGGGAAAACCAACATTTATATTAGCCTGTTCTAGCTGTATGAGCAATTTTGAAAAATATATGGATGAAATAAATTATGTGTCTCTGTGGGAAATTATAGATGAACATGAATTACCTAAAAATACAATTTCTTCACAAACTCTTAAGTTAAATATTCATGACCCTTGTACAGCAAGAGATCATTCAAGAATGCAAGAGAGCATAAGAAATATTGTCTCTAAGTTAAATAATGAAGTACACGAATTAAGGTATTCAAAAGAACTCACAAAGTGCTGCGGCTATGGTGGACTAGTCTACTTTGCTAATAGAGATCAATCTAATGATTTTATCGATGATCGAATAATGGAAAGCAGTGAAGATTTGCTTGTATATTGTACCATGTGCAAAGACTTGTTTACAAGTAGGGGAAAAAGAACATTTCACATACTAGATTTATTGTTTAGCGATGATTTTGAAAAATCTGCTTTACAAAAAATGCCTACCCTTTCAGAAAGACAATATAATAGAATGTATGTTAAAAAGAAATTACTAAAAGACATCTGGGGTGAAGAAATAATGTACGATGAAGGAAAATACAATATTACTTTTACGGAACAAGCACAAGATAAAATGGAAGAAATGTATATCGTATTTAGTGATGTAAGAAAATCTGTTGAAAATTCCATAGAAAAAAGGGAAAGGTTTTACGACCCTTCGAATCAATCTTATTTAACGAGGTTACGAATAGAAAATGTAACGTATTGGGTTCAATATGAGATGAAGGAAAAAGATGTTGTAGTAACGAATGTTTATAGTCATAGGATGGAAGTTGTGGAGGTAAATAGTAATGAAGGTTCTTGA
- a CDS encoding DVU_1557 family redox protein has product MKVLENTNVPWICDKCNEELQLETTSILYLDADFKVELLKCPKCGMVLIEEYLARGKILEVEKSLEDK; this is encoded by the coding sequence ATGAAGGTTCTTGAAAATACAAATGTTCCATGGATATGCGATAAATGTAATGAAGAATTACAATTAGAAACAACCAGTATTCTTTATTTGGATGCGGATTTTAAAGTTGAGCTATTAAAATGTCCTAAATGTGGGATGGTTCTTATAGAAGAATATTTAGCCAGGGGTAAAATTTTAGAGGTAGAAAAATCATTGGAGGATAAATAG
- the trsM gene encoding DVU_1556 family methyltransferase — protein sequence MSAQNLYECPLMQSTLGDTLRPGGFEITKRAIEYCAFKNKDMLLDLGCGKGATIKYLKDNYNIAAKGLDISLELVEEARRNTDSEIVIASGEDIPFENDSFGGVFAECTLSLMNNLRNSIDEVYRVLSPRGYFVISDLYINNTDYLDELQSYSMNTCLKRPHDIAKLKSILKSKGFNILLEEKYDKYIKQLVFKIIFQHDSMRNFWKGSQGGSFDGSRFQSILSKSKLGYFLMIARKEVYDV from the coding sequence TTGTCCGCACAAAATTTATACGAATGTCCTTTAATGCAAAGTACTCTCGGTGATACGCTAAGACCTGGAGGGTTTGAAATAACGAAAAGAGCCATAGAATATTGTGCATTCAAAAATAAAGACATGCTGTTGGATTTAGGTTGCGGTAAAGGCGCAACGATTAAATATTTAAAAGACAACTATAATATCGCTGCTAAAGGCTTGGATATATCACTTGAACTTGTAGAAGAAGCAAGGAGAAACACAGATTCAGAAATAGTGATCGCTTCTGGAGAGGATATTCCATTTGAAAACGATTCTTTTGGCGGTGTATTTGCAGAATGCACTTTATCATTGATGAACAATTTGAGAAATTCAATAGATGAAGTTTATAGAGTATTAAGTCCACGTGGGTATTTTGTAATCTCAGATTTATACATCAATAATACGGATTATCTAGATGAATTACAAAGCTATTCCATGAACACTTGTTTAAAAAGACCTCATGATATTGCAAAATTAAAAAGCATTTTAAAGAGCAAAGGATTTAATATCCTTCTTGAAGAAAAATATGATAAATATATAAAACAGCTTGTTTTTAAAATAATATTTCAACACGATTCCATGAGGAACTTTTGGAAAGGATCTCAGGGTGGCTCTTTTGATGGAAGTAGGTTTCAAAGCATTTTATCAAAATCAAAATTAGGATATTTTTTAATGATTGCTCGTAAGGAGGTTTACGATGTCTAA
- a CDS encoding acyl carrier protein, which produces MLNVIKTTLLEFVEIGEDKINEDTYFIRDLNLTSYDIMCFIGKIEDVLGVEVEDSEIKNLETVKDLDEYLKNKMK; this is translated from the coding sequence GTGCTTAATGTAATCAAGACTACTTTATTGGAATTCGTAGAAATAGGCGAAGATAAAATCAATGAAGATACTTATTTTATAAGAGATCTTAACCTGACCTCTTATGACATAATGTGCTTTATTGGTAAGATTGAAGATGTTTTAGGAGTAGAGGTAGAAGATAGTGAAATAAAAAATTTAGAAACTGTCAAAGATCTCGACGAGTATTTAAAAAACAAGATGAAATGA
- a CDS encoding ABC transporter ATP-binding protein — MGSYIEFKNVKKVYNMGEVEIEALAGVNFSIEKGELVIIAGASGAGKTTILNILGGMDNLSSGEILVDEKVISKRNTTELITYRRHGVGFVFQFYNLVPNLTAKENVELATQISENPLNIDEIINAVGLEDRKNNFPAQLSGGEQQRVAIARALAKNPKLLLCDEPTGALDYKTGKSILKLLQNTCKETGMTVIIITHNLALAAIGDKVIKVKSGKVDSIVINDKPVDVEKVEW, encoded by the coding sequence GTGGGCAGCTACATTGAATTTAAAAATGTAAAAAAAGTTTATAATATGGGTGAAGTAGAAATTGAGGCATTAGCAGGAGTAAACTTTTCAATAGAAAAAGGTGAGCTGGTAATCATTGCAGGTGCAAGTGGCGCTGGTAAGACAACCATTCTAAATATACTTGGAGGAATGGATAATCTGTCATCAGGAGAGATTCTTGTTGACGAGAAGGTCATCAGCAAGCGTAACACCACGGAACTTATTACCTATCGAAGGCACGGTGTAGGATTTGTATTTCAGTTTTATAATTTAGTACCTAATTTAACAGCAAAGGAAAATGTAGAATTAGCAACGCAAATAAGTGAGAATCCACTAAATATCGATGAAATTATCAATGCTGTAGGCCTTGAAGATAGAAAAAACAATTTTCCAGCCCAACTATCAGGCGGCGAGCAGCAAAGGGTCGCTATTGCAAGGGCTTTGGCTAAAAACCCAAAATTATTGCTTTGTGATGAGCCAACAGGTGCTTTAGACTATAAAACTGGAAAATCCATTCTAAAATTGTTACAGAATACGTGTAAAGAAACGGGAATGACTGTAATTATTATCACCCACAATTTAGCTCTTGCAGCCATTGGAGATAAAGTGATTAAGGTAAAGAGTGGCAAGGTAGATTCTATCGTCATCAACGATAAACCTGTAGATGTAGAAAAGGTGGAATGGTGA